The Planctomycetota bacterium genomic interval CTGGCTCTTGCCATCGGTGTCGACGAATGTCAGGCCGTCATAGTCGTCAACAATCAGCAGCGACTCGCCCGGCGAGACCGTCTGCCCGCCGAAGCCGGCGACGATCGTCTGGCCGACGTCCAGCGACACGAGGTCCGGCACTGGCTCGCCAATGACCCGGCCCATGTTGTTCGGATCAATGAACTGATCGACGCCCTCCCACTTGCTCAGGCCGATGAACTCCCACGTCATGTCGAAGCCGGCGAGCACGTCACTGCCCTGGCCCATGTCGTAGCCGGGCAGCGACTTGGTGTAAACGCCACTGCCGAGGAACTGGAAGTGGTCGTGCAGCGCGTTGTAGTACGGCCGCGGCCCTGCCGGGTCGACCGGGCGATCGTTCGAGTTGTACCCCTGGGCCCGAAGCTGCGGGCCGGTGCCCTCGTCGACGACCTCGATCTGGAAACGCCGGCCGTCATGAGCAACGACGGCAGATGCGAGTGTCAGTGTGGTGAGTGATGTGAAGAGCGTTGTCTTGGTGATGTGCATGTTGAAAGTCGTTTATTGGCAGAGTTGGTGGTCGAACCGGTTGTCGGTGCGACTGGTGTAGAGATCGCCGAAGCGATGGACGGCGGCGTGGCCGTCGAAGAAAAGCCACGTCGATCGCGCGTCCTCGCTGCCGCGCTCGCCCTCGTGGGCGTGAAGCTGCGCCTCGGCCGACGCCTTGAGCGCGGGCGAGACGAACGGCATGAGGTCCGACCACGCGTCGGCGTGGAAGTGATCCCAGACGGCTTCGTCGCCGGTGTAGACCTTGATGCCGGCGTGGACGAAGTGCGTCGGCTGACGGACCTGCGCCGCCCGCTTGGCACCGTGGACAAAGTCGGACGCGAGGAAGCGGTTGATCGAGTAGCTCGTCCGTCGGTAGGTGTCGACGCCGCTCACGACGACGGGCGTGCCGCCCTCGAAGTGCGGGGATTCGTCGACGGGCGACCGGAGCAGAAGGGCCTCGTCGTAGTCACGGAGGATGTCGACCCACGAGCGATCGCCGTGGGACGTGGTCAGCAGGGAGCCGTCGCTGTCGATGAGGTAGAGCCCGTGGGCCACCCCGATCTGCCGAAGGTTGCTGAGACACGCCACCCGCTGCGCCGCCTGCCTTGCGCGACTCAACGTCGGGAGCAGGATTGCAACCAGCAGGGCGATGATCCCCAGAACCACCAGCAGCTCGACCAGCGTGAACGCCCTGCCGCGTGGATGCGGTGGGTGCATGAAAACAGGCTGGAACGTGCGGATGCCGTCGCCGACCGATCGATCGGCGACCCGATCAACATGCCACAGGCGGCCCGCGCGATGTGCGGACAGCACGAACCCACGACACCTCCGCCGACTCGGCCACGTCGTCGCCGAGCTTGTCGGCGAAGGCGAGGGCCGGGTGATTCAACGTGTACGCGACCGCCACGACGTGCATCGCGACGATGTGACAGACGGCACATTTGCCGCCCGATGGAACAGGCTCTACCGGCTGATCACCCCGCGGTGAAGTCGAGCAGCACTTCGCCTGGACCGCGGCCTCTGCGACCACCACCTCCGCCCCTTCCCCACCCGGCAGACGGATCGCCCCCCGCGTGTGCCCCGGCACGATCGCCAGCAGCCACACGGCCTGCCATGTCAGAACGAGAATGCGCAGCCACGTCGCCCGCATTGGCCGGCAGCGTAGTGGCTTTGAGGCGGCCCTGGCTCCGACGCGCTGCATTGTCGCACCACGGTGGAAGCCGTAGCGAAGTGCCGAGGGCAACTCCGAACGCATCGAAGTCGCGTGCTCTCTGCACGCTCTCGCCGATGAAGGAGGCATGGCCTTCCTCTGGGTTGCAATCGGCGGTGCGATGGGAGCGCTCGCTCGGTTCGGGGTGAGCGAGCTGGTGGCGAAAGTCATCGGCCGAGGGTGGGTGCCGGCTGCGACGTTGCTCGTGAACGTCGTCGGCTGCCTCGTCATCGGCTTCGTCGCAAGGCGGCATGCGGAGGGGGACGTCGCGTGGTTGATCGCAAACCGGCCGCTGGTGGTAGCTGGCGTTTGCAGCGGGTTGACGACGTTCAGCACGTTCGGGTTGGAAGTCGTCGAGTTGCTGGCGACCAAGCCGATCCTTGCGGTAGCGCTGGTCTTGGCACACGTTGGTGGCGGGCTTGGTGCGGTGTGGCTTGGGATGAAACTGGGAGGTTGAGCGTTCAGAGCATTCTCAGACAGCGGCACTGAAGTGCGTCCGCCGTCGCTAACGTGGCTGCTCGACGTGCGTGATGTGACCACGAGCAGGATGACCGCGCTGGTGCTGGCGTTTTACGTCGCGGTGTCTTGGACGTGGGTCATCGGGATGATGCTGCCGGTGCTGCTCGTTCGCGACTTCGGCATCGCGGGCTGGATTCTGTTCGCCATTCCAAACATCGTCGGCGCGGCCTCGCTGGGATGGCGATTGCGGTCTGCCGGCGACGCGGCGGACTTCGCCGCTC includes:
- a CDS encoding type II secretion system protein, which codes for MHPPHPRGRAFTLVELLVVLGIIALLVAILLPTLSRARQAAQRVACLSNLRQIGVAHGLYLIDSDGSLLTTSHGDRSWVDILRDYDEALLLRSPVDESPHFEGGTPVVVSGVDTYRRTSYSINRFLASDFVHGAKRAAQVRQPTHFVHAGIKVYTGDEAVWDHFHADAWSDLMPFVSPALKASAEAQLHAHEGERGSEDARSTWLFFDGHAAVHRFGDLYTSRTDNRFDHQLCQ
- a CDS encoding CrcB family protein → MAFLWVAIGGAMGALARFGVSELVAKVIGRGWVPAATLLVNVVGCLVIGFVARRHAEGDVAWLIANRPLVVAGVCSGLTTFSTFGLEVVELLATKPILAVALVLAHVGGGLGAVWLGMKLGG